From a region of the Tenggerimyces flavus genome:
- a CDS encoding HpcH/HpaI aldolase family protein has product MAARLEALRDLWELDQPTIGGWCAIPSAISAELLGVAGFDWVVIDAQHGLVGFEDLAVMLPALSNAGVPALVRVPWNEPSAIMKALDAGAQGVIVPMVNSPEDARLATEACRFPPRGNRSWGPVRPSLYDQEYAPATANRNVICAVMVETVDAVASVDDILAVPGIDAVFVGPSDLAISAGFLPSADPTEPVHLELIETVLKACKARGIVAGIACGNAGLVRRWRDEGFRMLAVPSDMSLLSDAAAQLLRDIG; this is encoded by the coding sequence ATGGCAGCACGATTGGAAGCCCTACGGGATCTCTGGGAGCTTGACCAGCCAACGATTGGCGGGTGGTGCGCGATCCCATCCGCGATCTCGGCCGAGCTGCTCGGCGTCGCTGGCTTCGACTGGGTGGTGATCGACGCCCAGCACGGTCTGGTCGGGTTCGAGGATCTGGCGGTCATGCTCCCGGCCCTGTCGAACGCAGGTGTGCCGGCGCTGGTCCGAGTTCCGTGGAACGAACCGAGCGCGATCATGAAGGCGCTCGACGCCGGCGCGCAGGGCGTCATCGTCCCGATGGTGAACTCCCCGGAGGACGCACGCCTTGCGACCGAGGCATGCCGGTTCCCCCCGCGTGGTAACCGCAGTTGGGGGCCGGTGCGGCCATCCCTGTACGACCAGGAGTACGCGCCGGCGACCGCCAACCGGAACGTCATCTGCGCGGTGATGGTCGAGACAGTGGACGCCGTCGCGAGCGTCGACGACATCCTCGCGGTGCCTGGTATCGACGCGGTCTTCGTAGGGCCGAGCGACCTGGCGATCTCCGCGGGCTTCCTGCCTTCCGCGGACCCGACGGAGCCGGTACATCTCGAGCTCATCGAGACGGTCCTCAAGGCATGCAAGGCGCGCGGCATCGTCGCCGGCATCGCGTGCGGCAACGCAGGGCTCGTCCGGCGGTGGCGGGACGAGGGTTTCCGGATGCTCGCTGTGCCGTCGGACATGTCCCTGTTGAGCGACGCTGCTGCGCAGCTGCTGCGTGACATCGGCTGA
- a CDS encoding sugar phosphate isomerase/epimerase family protein, with protein sequence MKIALDPYMLRGLPLPGVIHEAADLGYQYLELSPREDFLPFFVHPRADAARIAEVKSALRESGVEIASVLPLYRWSGPDEDARSAAVRYWKRAIEICVELGCEVMNSEFNGRPDQSAASEGQFWRSLEELLPIFEREGVALNLEAHPDDFCERNTAAVDLVRAIDRPWVNYLYCAPHTFHLDDGEGDVGAMLDYAAPRLAHVHLADSFNHRGSSGLRYIVNPPGSTARIHQHLDIGEGEVDWDAFFGGLRRLRFDGIATVCVFAWEERARESATTMLARVTKELVARTGAHEPTAVRSSGGAPPHDDRLTDGSTIGSPTGSLGA encoded by the coding sequence GTGAAGATCGCGTTGGATCCCTACATGCTCCGCGGGCTCCCGCTTCCTGGTGTCATCCACGAGGCTGCTGACCTTGGCTACCAGTACCTTGAGCTCTCGCCGCGCGAGGACTTCCTCCCGTTCTTCGTCCATCCGCGCGCGGATGCGGCGAGGATCGCGGAGGTCAAGTCCGCTCTCCGGGAGTCCGGTGTCGAGATCGCCTCGGTCCTTCCGCTCTACCGCTGGTCCGGACCAGACGAGGATGCGCGGTCCGCAGCGGTGCGTTACTGGAAACGAGCCATCGAGATATGCGTAGAGCTCGGATGCGAAGTGATGAACTCCGAGTTCAACGGGCGGCCGGACCAGTCAGCGGCCAGCGAGGGGCAGTTCTGGCGTTCCCTCGAGGAACTACTGCCGATCTTCGAACGAGAGGGCGTAGCCCTCAATCTCGAGGCGCATCCAGACGACTTCTGCGAGCGCAACACCGCGGCGGTCGACCTCGTACGGGCGATCGACCGGCCGTGGGTCAACTACCTCTACTGCGCGCCGCACACGTTCCACCTCGATGACGGCGAGGGTGACGTCGGCGCCATGCTCGACTACGCAGCGCCGAGGCTCGCGCACGTTCACCTCGCCGACTCGTTCAACCATCGCGGCTCGTCCGGGCTCAGGTACATCGTCAACCCGCCGGGTTCGACCGCACGAATCCATCAACACCTCGACATCGGCGAGGGTGAAGTCGACTGGGACGCCTTCTTCGGCGGGCTTCGACGTCTCCGCTTCGACGGCATCGCGACGGTCTGCGTCTTCGCATGGGAGGAGCGCGCCCGGGAGTCCGCGACGACCATGCTGGCGAGGGTGACGAAGGAGCTCGTCGCGCGGACCGGCGCTCACGAACCGACCGCTGTCCGGAGCTCCGGAGGCGCGCCACCACACGACGATAGGTTGACAGATGGCAGCACGATTGGAAGCCCTACGGGATCTCTGGGAGCTTGA
- a CDS encoding C-terminal binding protein, producing the protein MANFKVALVALDGETVPDWVRQRLDNAEVDLVSGECTSRADVIELGHDADALWVFGGSRVITADCLPELPRCIALLRTGTGTDNVPLAEASAAGIVVAITPEAGGEAVAEHSAALILTLLRQVATQARLVHSGMWDRFQAWPQGNVKNQTLGLIGFGSIARALVSRMRGFELSVVATDPYVGDEVFEEYGVVRRSLHEVLSSAQIVSLHCPLTPETHHLLGKAELMTMREDSVLINTARGPLVDQAALAQALSEGWISGAGLDVLEREPPDPSDPLLRLENVVITPHIAGYSNTFYYDSWRLSVDTLVDLARGWWPRACVNRDITPRRPLVDRPADGVQVPVELGRSPLLRND; encoded by the coding sequence ATGGCGAACTTCAAGGTTGCGCTGGTCGCCCTCGACGGTGAGACCGTTCCGGACTGGGTCCGGCAGCGACTCGACAACGCCGAGGTCGACCTGGTGAGCGGCGAGTGCACGTCGCGGGCCGACGTGATCGAGCTCGGACACGACGCCGATGCGCTGTGGGTGTTCGGGGGCAGCAGGGTCATCACCGCCGACTGCCTGCCGGAGCTGCCGCGTTGTATCGCCTTGCTCCGTACCGGAACGGGCACCGACAACGTCCCCCTGGCCGAGGCGAGCGCTGCCGGAATCGTCGTCGCGATCACGCCGGAGGCCGGTGGCGAGGCGGTGGCTGAGCACTCGGCGGCGCTGATCCTCACCCTGCTGCGGCAAGTCGCGACGCAGGCGCGCTTGGTGCACTCCGGGATGTGGGACAGGTTCCAGGCATGGCCGCAGGGGAACGTCAAGAACCAGACTCTTGGCCTGATCGGCTTCGGATCCATCGCGAGAGCTCTCGTCAGCCGGATGCGGGGTTTCGAGCTCTCGGTCGTCGCGACCGATCCGTACGTCGGCGACGAGGTGTTCGAGGAGTACGGTGTCGTCCGGCGAAGCCTGCACGAGGTGTTGAGCTCCGCCCAGATCGTCTCGCTGCACTGCCCGTTGACGCCTGAGACCCACCACCTCCTCGGCAAGGCGGAGCTCATGACGATGCGCGAGGACAGCGTCCTCATCAACACCGCACGCGGCCCGCTCGTCGACCAGGCAGCGCTCGCCCAAGCGCTGTCGGAGGGCTGGATCAGCGGGGCTGGTCTCGACGTTCTCGAGCGTGAGCCACCGGATCCGAGCGATCCGCTGCTGCGACTCGAGAACGTCGTCATCACGCCACACATCGCCGGGTACTCCAACACCTTCTACTACGACAGCTGGCGACTCTCCGTGGACACCCTGGTCGATCTGGCACGTGGCTGGTGGCCGCGCGCCTGCGTCAACCGTGACATCACCCCACGCCGCCCGTTGGTGGATCGTCCGGCCGACGGTGTGCAGGTTCCGGTCGAGTTGGGTCGCTCGCCGCTGCTGAGGAATGATTGA
- a CDS encoding SDR family oxidoreductase, which yields MRRGLGRLSGKVAVVTGGASGIGAAMCRLFAREGAAVCVADVNGVAGREVLAEIREAGGDAIFLELNVADPESVAAAVDTVAGEYGRLDVFVNNAGIGSQSSGDAAGWWRLLRINALGVAWGMREAIRLMRDGGGGSIVNTGSHAGLRSARAGVYGSSKAAVHTLTRYAALAHAPDHVRVNAVLPGNIYTPIHDLRRHEAIVRLMEGDQGAFSSEPMTHGDDPREARENLIEAFREIHPLGELATAEDVAEAALYLASDAASIVTGNEFLVNGGIMAMMLRDRLATAAQSAVVAALPPPDRRAVTAIVSANQATAAALVSRLEKAGHPAAVSPDPTCTDKSAVRTWLESVGPLAGIVFAARPDPGGDLFSQGPAEWADELAADFRVPWVLANAAVDVLPAGGAVTFVADAAGLTGAACSPAFGAANAALIYATDDLSDTMRQHGVRLNTVIAEATSSPAVVAGLGAPSSKEDLAEVVVTVMRESALTGLQVSLQTSHPFDRPML from the coding sequence ATGCGTCGTGGCCTTGGCAGGCTGAGCGGAAAGGTCGCGGTCGTCACCGGGGGAGCCTCCGGGATAGGCGCGGCGATGTGTCGCCTGTTCGCCCGCGAAGGCGCCGCGGTGTGCGTCGCGGACGTCAATGGTGTGGCCGGACGCGAGGTGCTGGCGGAGATCCGCGAGGCCGGCGGAGACGCGATCTTCCTGGAGCTGAACGTCGCGGATCCCGAGTCCGTGGCCGCCGCGGTCGACACGGTGGCCGGCGAGTACGGGCGGCTCGACGTGTTCGTCAACAACGCGGGGATTGGAAGCCAGTCGAGCGGAGACGCGGCCGGCTGGTGGAGGTTGCTGCGCATCAACGCGTTGGGCGTCGCCTGGGGCATGCGCGAAGCGATCCGGCTGATGCGTGACGGTGGCGGTGGGTCGATCGTCAACACTGGTTCGCATGCGGGCTTGCGGTCCGCCCGCGCCGGCGTCTACGGGAGCAGCAAGGCGGCGGTGCACACCCTGACCAGATACGCCGCGCTCGCACACGCGCCGGACCATGTCCGGGTCAACGCCGTGCTCCCAGGCAACATCTACACGCCGATCCACGACCTCCGCCGGCACGAGGCGATCGTCCGCCTGATGGAGGGCGACCAGGGGGCGTTCTCGTCCGAACCCATGACGCACGGAGACGATCCGCGTGAGGCGAGGGAGAACCTGATCGAGGCCTTCCGCGAGATCCATCCGCTGGGGGAGCTCGCTACCGCGGAGGACGTCGCCGAGGCAGCCCTCTACCTCGCGTCCGACGCGGCCAGCATCGTGACGGGCAACGAGTTCCTCGTCAACGGCGGCATCATGGCGATGATGCTCCGCGACCGCCTCGCCACGGCCGCACAGTCAGCCGTCGTCGCCGCCCTCCCGCCGCCGGATCGGCGTGCGGTGACCGCGATCGTCAGCGCCAACCAGGCAACGGCCGCGGCATTGGTCTCGCGACTGGAGAAGGCCGGCCATCCGGCTGCCGTGAGTCCCGATCCGACGTGCACGGACAAGTCCGCCGTACGTACCTGGCTCGAGAGCGTCGGACCGCTGGCTGGAATCGTCTTCGCCGCCCGGCCGGACCCCGGTGGCGACCTGTTCAGCCAAGGGCCGGCGGAGTGGGCCGACGAACTCGCCGCCGACTTCCGGGTGCCGTGGGTGTTGGCGAACGCTGCGGTCGACGTTCTCCCGGCCGGTGGTGCGGTGACGTTCGTCGCCGATGCCGCTGGTCTGACCGGTGCCGCCTGCTCGCCCGCCTTCGGCGCCGCGAACGCCGCGTTGATCTACGCCACCGATGACCTCTCGGACACCATGCGGCAGCACGGCGTTCGCCTCAACACCGTGATCGCCGAGGCGACGAGCTCGCCTGCGGTCGTCGCCGGTCTGGGCGCTCCGTCCAGCAAGGAGGACCTCGCCGAGGTCGTGGTGACGGTCATGCGGGAGTCCGCCTTGACCGGGTTGCAGGTCAGCCTCCAGACAAGCCATCCGTTCGACCGTCCGATGCTGTGA
- a CDS encoding MocE family 2Fe-2S type ferredoxin — protein MAEGSWIAACQVDDIDPEDVVPFEHEGTDYAIYRSPADEFYATAGHCTHERELLCNGLVMDNIIECPKHNGRFDYATGEARGAPAIDDLQTYPVKVENGTVYLGIG, from the coding sequence ATGGCTGAGGGATCCTGGATCGCGGCATGTCAGGTCGACGACATCGATCCTGAAGATGTCGTCCCGTTCGAGCACGAGGGAACGGACTACGCGATCTACCGATCGCCTGCCGATGAGTTCTACGCCACCGCGGGTCACTGCACGCACGAACGCGAGCTGCTCTGTAACGGCCTCGTGATGGACAACATCATCGAATGTCCGAAGCACAACGGCCGCTTCGACTACGCCACCGGCGAGGCGCGTGGCGCTCCGGCGATCGATGACCTGCAGACGTACCCGGTCAAGGTCGAGAACGGCACGGTCTATCTCGGGATCGGCTGA
- a CDS encoding fatty acid desaturase family protein yields MGKERLERYSLVGPEGERAAAAGLVDGDWFRSEVPRARMKQLMRRSDGPAIRDTALWIGLMAVTGAGGALLWGSWLAVPLFLVYGILYGSASDSRWHESGHGTAFATRWMNDALYQVASFCIMRDPTVWRWSHARHHTDTLIVGRDPEIAAMRPARLARICANLLGLVDVPLAMRDMVLHASGRLREDERTFIPESQAGKVYRTARIWVAIYVAVGAGCVLTGSLLPVVLIGGPRLYGTFMHIVYGLTQHAGMGENVLDHRLNTRTVLLGPIHRFLYWNMNYHVEHHMFPMVPYHRLPELHDEINHDLAPAYPSLVAAYREIIPAILRQLKDQSYYIRRDLPPDAAPFHRISDGTAQPYG; encoded by the coding sequence ATGGGCAAGGAGCGTCTCGAGCGATACAGCCTGGTCGGTCCCGAAGGAGAACGGGCGGCCGCGGCCGGCCTCGTCGACGGCGACTGGTTCCGCTCCGAGGTGCCTCGGGCCAGGATGAAGCAGCTGATGCGTCGGAGTGACGGGCCAGCGATCCGCGACACCGCACTGTGGATCGGTCTGATGGCGGTGACCGGAGCCGGCGGCGCGCTGCTCTGGGGATCGTGGCTGGCCGTTCCGTTGTTCCTCGTCTACGGCATCTTGTACGGCTCGGCCTCCGACTCTCGCTGGCACGAGTCGGGTCACGGCACAGCCTTCGCCACTCGCTGGATGAATGACGCGCTCTACCAGGTGGCGTCGTTCTGCATCATGCGCGACCCGACCGTCTGGCGATGGAGCCACGCGCGACACCACACGGACACCTTGATCGTCGGCCGTGACCCCGAAATCGCCGCCATGCGGCCCGCGCGGCTCGCCCGCATCTGCGCCAACCTCCTCGGCCTGGTGGACGTACCGCTCGCGATGCGAGACATGGTGCTGCACGCGTCCGGCCGGCTCCGGGAGGACGAACGTACCTTCATCCCGGAGTCCCAAGCGGGCAAGGTCTACCGGACCGCACGGATCTGGGTTGCGATCTACGTCGCGGTCGGCGCTGGATGCGTGCTGACCGGCTCGCTGCTTCCAGTAGTGCTCATTGGCGGTCCACGTCTCTACGGCACGTTCATGCACATCGTCTACGGGTTGACGCAGCACGCGGGCATGGGCGAGAACGTCCTCGACCACCGCCTCAACACCCGCACGGTGCTGCTGGGACCCATCCACCGCTTCCTCTACTGGAACATGAACTATCACGTCGAGCACCACATGTTCCCGATGGTCCCCTACCACCGGCTTCCCGAGCTGCACGACGAGATCAACCACGACCTCGCCCCGGCGTACCCCTCGCTCGTGGCGGCCTACCGCGAGATCATTCCGGCGATCCTGAGGCAGCTGAAGGACCAGTCGTACTACATCCGACGCGACCTGCCGCCCGACGCGGCACCGTTCCATCGGATCTCCGACGGAACGGCTCAGCCGTATGGCTGA
- a CDS encoding GntR family transcriptional regulator, producing the protein MSSEFDLVQVQSTWEIVADRLRAAILAGELTAGRKLVETDIAGRFGVSRGPVREALRELAREGLVADLPRRGTVVCTITQADLMEVYAVREALEVQAVRESLGIATDAEICEVSRAYDLMIEAWQGEDWNAAVKADKAFHQSIVQLAKNKRLSTMYEQMAHQTLLLLVTASKTDRSLTAAPLGKIHQEMADAVMAQDLTAATEAIRRHYQYTRKRLFSSFD; encoded by the coding sequence ATGTCCTCAGAGTTCGACCTCGTCCAGGTCCAGTCGACCTGGGAGATCGTCGCGGACCGTCTGCGCGCGGCGATCCTCGCCGGCGAGCTGACCGCCGGGCGCAAGCTCGTCGAGACCGACATCGCTGGCCGGTTCGGGGTCAGCCGAGGACCCGTCAGGGAAGCGCTGCGCGAGCTCGCCCGCGAGGGTCTGGTGGCCGACCTGCCCCGCCGAGGGACTGTCGTGTGCACGATCACCCAGGCTGACCTCATGGAGGTCTACGCCGTGCGCGAGGCGCTCGAGGTGCAGGCCGTCCGCGAGAGCCTCGGCATCGCCACCGACGCGGAGATCTGCGAGGTGTCGCGTGCGTATGACCTTATGATCGAGGCGTGGCAGGGCGAGGACTGGAACGCCGCGGTCAAGGCGGACAAGGCGTTCCATCAGTCGATCGTCCAGCTGGCGAAGAACAAACGGCTGTCGACGATGTATGAGCAGATGGCACACCAGACGTTGCTGTTGCTGGTGACCGCGAGCAAGACCGACCGCAGCCTGACCGCCGCGCCGCTGGGGAAGATCCACCAGGAGATGGCTGACGCGGTGATGGCGCAGGACCTGACAGCCGCGACCGAGGCTATCCGGCGGCACTACCAGTACACCCGGAAGCGGCTGTTCTCCTCGTTCGACTAG
- a CDS encoding cupin domain-containing protein translates to MTVGESPIRTVDAEIIESPDGGMRDVVLIADALGAKNLCAGFVWIAPGATIHEDAHPFDEVYYVVRGTAEIILEGVRHVMTSGDVINIPATRRHRVHNFSDEVFEIFWCIGGAMSQLEGVEEELATWPRVDATKGWHLVA, encoded by the coding sequence ATGACAGTTGGCGAATCGCCCATCCGTACCGTCGATGCCGAGATCATCGAGTCGCCCGACGGCGGGATGCGCGACGTCGTGCTGATCGCCGACGCCCTCGGCGCCAAGAACCTCTGCGCGGGCTTCGTCTGGATCGCGCCGGGCGCCACGATTCACGAGGACGCGCACCCGTTCGACGAGGTCTACTACGTCGTCCGGGGGACTGCCGAGATCATCCTGGAAGGCGTCCGACACGTGATGACGAGCGGCGACGTGATCAACATCCCAGCCACGCGACGGCATCGTGTGCACAACTTCTCCGATGAGGTGTTCGAGATCTTCTGGTGCATCGGCGGTGCGATGAGCCAACTCGAGGGAGTCGAGGAGGAACTCGCGACCTGGCCGCGCGTCGACGCGACGAAAGGTTGGCATCTCGTCGCCTGA
- a CDS encoding SDR family NAD(P)-dependent oxidoreductase translates to MAGRFAGSADPVVLITGASAGIGAACARVFAAEGYRVSACSNDPIGGSKLQDELSAQRPGSARFHECDVRVPTQIAETVGATIGEFGRIDVLINNVGVSCAAKTADEFTLDEIDDQIKTNLLSCILTTRATLPHLRRSKGSIVNIGSVAGLVGHDRVSIYSATKGAIASFSKAVAIDEVHSGVRVNTVLPGNIVTESRRRLESSLDDPTELHNVIESWQWMGRSGTPEEVAHTCFFLASAKASFITGTELVVSGGAEIGSGPKQRTTVVDGHVIVTPTPV, encoded by the coding sequence ATGGCCGGACGATTTGCTGGTAGTGCCGATCCGGTGGTCCTGATCACCGGCGCAAGCGCTGGGATCGGGGCCGCATGTGCCAGGGTGTTCGCCGCGGAGGGATACCGGGTCTCGGCGTGCTCGAACGACCCGATCGGCGGGTCGAAGCTCCAGGACGAGCTCAGCGCACAGCGTCCTGGTAGCGCTCGGTTCCACGAGTGCGACGTCCGGGTCCCCACCCAGATCGCCGAGACGGTAGGAGCAACCATCGGAGAGTTCGGCCGGATCGACGTTCTCATCAACAACGTGGGTGTGAGCTGCGCTGCCAAGACCGCGGATGAGTTCACGCTCGACGAGATCGACGACCAGATCAAGACCAACCTGCTGAGCTGCATCCTGACGACGAGGGCGACGTTGCCGCACCTCCGTCGGAGCAAGGGGTCGATCGTCAACATCGGCAGCGTCGCGGGCCTGGTCGGCCACGACCGCGTGTCGATCTATAGCGCGACCAAGGGCGCAATCGCGTCGTTCAGTAAGGCTGTGGCGATCGACGAGGTGCACTCCGGTGTCCGGGTCAACACTGTCCTGCCGGGCAACATCGTGACCGAGTCGCGCCGCCGGCTCGAGTCCTCGTTGGACGACCCGACCGAGCTGCACAACGTCATCGAGAGCTGGCAATGGATGGGTCGCAGCGGTACGCCGGAGGAGGTCGCGCATACGTGCTTCTTCCTGGCGAGCGCGAAGGCTTCGTTCATCACGGGCACCGAGCTCGTCGTGAGCGGCGGTGCCGAGATCGGCTCCGGCCCGAAGCAGCGAACGACGGTCGTCGACGGGCACGTCATCGTGACACCGACGCCGGTATGA